The DNA region GTTTTAGCGCCATGACAAGCCCAATCGCGCTGCAATTCGGATTCGTGACGATATAACCGCCCTTGCCGCCGTTTTCCCTGCGCGAGGCCTGGGCTTCGATCAAAGCGAGATGATCGGCGTTGACCTCTGGAACGACCAGCGGCACATCCGGCGTCATGCGAAAGGCGCTCGAATTCGAGATCACCGCGCAGCCTACAGCGGCAAACTTCGGCTCCAGCTCGCGTGCAATGTCCGCGTCGAGCGCCGCGAAGATAATCTTCGGCAACTCCCCAACTGTACCTTCGGGCACATTCGGCTGCATCGTCATCGCTGCAATATGCTTTGGCAGCGGCGTATCCAGCTTCCACCGGCACGCGTCGCCGTACGTTTTGCCTGCGCTGCGATCGCTCGCAGCCAGCCACGCAATCTCAAACCACGGATGATTGCTCAATAATTGAATAAATCGCTGCCCGACCATGCCGGTCGCGCCCAGAATTCCAACTTTGCGCCGTTCCATATCTTCAAGAATAACGCGGCGCAGCCACAACCGTCACACGGACTTTGATCTGTTGCCGCTCTTGAGGCGGTATTTTGACGCAACCCGGCCATAAGTGGCTAAACCGCGTGTTCCGGCTGTCCCTACTTCTTGATTGAGTAAGTAAAGTTAGCCGTCTCCGTCGCATGGGGTTTGACCGTCACAGTCATGGTCTGCTCACCCATCTTTTCGTGCACAACCGCCAGGGTGTAAGTCCCGGCGGGCAATCCCTTGATCTCAAAGCGCCCATTGGCATCGGTTACAGCGAAAAACGGCGTGGCCGAAACATTGATAAACGCGTTCATCCACGGATGGTTATTGCAGCGCACCGGCATCATGACCTCAGGGTCAGGAAAACTCCTGACCTCCGGCGCGCCCTTCGGCCCCTGCGAAACATCGATCTCCTTGTTGGCGGCCACGGTCGGTATGGTATGGATGTTATGCATCGTCCCGTCTGAATTGCGGAACTCCACCGAACCGCCCTGCATCAGGGCAATCACATGCGGCACATATTTACAGCCAATCTGGTCCAGCACTACAGGAGCCGTTGTGGTGGCAGGAGCCGACATGGCCGCAGGAGGCCCGCTTTTGACATAGACATAGACGTTCGCCAACTTGCCATCGTGCACGACATACTGCTCGGCGAAGTTATCGCCGCCCATCATCGAACACACCGGGTCCTGACTCATATCAATGCGGATACGCTCCGGAGCTTTTCCAGAGAAATGCACGGTTCCGCTCACATCGCCCAGCGTCGCAGGGTCAAGCGGCACGGCACTTTGAACAGGCGCAGGTGCAGCATTTGTGCTCGCAGTTGTCTGACTCTTTTGAGCGGGTGTATGTGGCTTGCACCCAGCCAACCCAGCCACCAACCCACTCGCCACTACTCCAGTCATCAACCAACCGAACACCTGCTTCATCCCAACCACTCCTATGCCTGATTTTTTATGCCAATACTGCTTGTGGCATCTCCATCGCCGCCAACACTGCGTCCGCAAACGCCTTCGTTCCGCTGGTGCCCCCAACATCTTTCGTTAGAGTCTTGCCTTCGCGATACACCTGCTCCAGCCCGGTTTGTACGCGGTTGGCCGTCTCGCTCTCACCAATGTGGTGCAGCATCAACACCGCGCTTTGCATCAACGCCGTCGGATTCGCCATGTCTTTTCCTGCAATATCTGGAGCCGAGCCGTGCACCGCCTCAAAGATCGCGCATTCCGTCCCAAGATTCGCCCCCGGTACCAAGCCCAACCCACCCACAAATGCACTGCACAGGTCGCTCAAAATGTCGCCATACAGATTCTCTGTCAGCAGAATGTCGTACTGATACGGATTCATCACCAACTGCATGCAGGTGTTGTCCACGATATGTTCCGCATAGGTGATCTCCGGAAAGCCCTCGGCCACCGTTCGGCAACATTGCAAAAACAGGCCATCTGAAAGCTTCATGATGTTCGCTTTATGGATGGCGTGAATCTTCTTCCGTCCATGCTTGCGTGCGTAATCGAACGCAAACTTCGCAATCCTCGTCGAACCCTTCTCCGTAATGATCTTCAGCGCCTGCACCACTCCCGGCACTACGATATGCTCGAGCCCGGCGTACAGGTCTTCCATATTCTCCCGCACGATGATCAGGTCGATATTCGGATAGTTGGTCTTCAATCCGGGCAGGCTCTTGACCGGGCGGAAGTTGGCAAACAATTCGAACTTCTGCCGCAGCGTAACGTTGATCGAAGCAAAGCCGCCGCCAATCGGCGTCGTCACTGGACCTTTCAACGCCACACGATTCTCTTCAATCGAGTCGTACAGCGCCTTCGGGATGTACTCGCCTGTCTTCTCGAATGCGTCTGCTCCCGCCGCATGGCGATGCCATTCAAAGGCCACGCCAGTCGCAGCTCCCGCCGCCTCGACAACACGTACTACCGCACCCGAAACCTCCGGACCAATACCATCGCCCGGAATCAAAGTAATCTTATGAGTTTTCGCCATATCTCTTTCCGCTATCGCCGTTTCTTCTGGTCTTTACCGTTCAACAGCTCTTCCAACTCAGCCTTGAACTCGCGCACATCTTTGAAGTCCCGATACACACTCGCAAACCGGATATAAGCGACCGTGTCGATGTCTTTCAGACGCTGCATGATCTGTTCGCCTACCTCGCTGGTCGAGCGCTCGCGCTCCGGCGAGTCCACCACATAGGCCTCCGTCTCATCCACAATCTGCTCAAGTTTTAGGGCGGAGACCGGGCGCTTCTCGCAGGCATGAAGAAGACCGCTCAACACTTTTTGGCGATCGAATTTCTCGCGGCGGCCATCTTTCTTCACCACCATGTAGGGGATTTCATCGATCCGCTCGTAGGTTGTAAACCGCTTGTGGCAGCCTTCACACTCGCGTCGGCGGCGGATAGAATCCGCATCCTTACTCTCTCGTGAATCAACGACTCGATCCTGGGCAAAACCACAGTAGGGGCACTTCATCGGAATAATTCGATTCTAGCAGCGAGCGCACAATGAGACCGACCGTGTCTATCCGTGGTCGACGTTGGTCTCCAGTATTTCTGGCTCTTGCCCGGCAGCTTCACTCTCGCTCGCGATCTTTTTCAGGTTCACATGCTCCACTCGCGAATACACAAGCCCAGTCGGGATGATGCAGAGGAACGTCACCACCAGCAGCATCGCTCCACAAGCCGTAGCAGCCTCGATCGGAGCGCCATAAAAAGCATGCATCGCCGCTGCGGTTACGGCAATCTGCGTAAACCAACCGATAATCGGAAGCTGCAGCAGCGACCCGCCAATGCTGGCGGCCATCAACAGCATAGTTCGCGAAAACGTAAGGCTGGCAAGCTCAGGTGTCTGAACAAACGCATGTGCCGTCTGCATATACGCCGTGCCAATCATTGCCCACATCGCCAGCGAAAGGAGCGCCGCAACGCCGAAATCACGCATCGACGACAACGCATTCAGGCCGTCACGGAACCCGAGGATCTTGGTTGCAATGCTTTCGCCCACTGGCTTTGAGAGCCGTCCCAACGTGGCTCGCGCGAAACCAGCCACCATTGCGCCCGCTACCCGCACGGTGATTGCAAAAACAGCGATCACAACCGTCAGCCCCAGACTCAGCACACCAGCGCGCACGAAGACTTCGTGATGCGGAAGATCTTTCGGAGTAAATGCCAGCGCGCTCGAAAAGATAACTGCAGCCGCCCCAAGGTCGAACATTCGCTCAATCGTATACACCGCGACCTGTGAACTCAGCGGCAACGCCACACGCCTCGACACCAGGTATGGCCGGGTGAGATCGGCGAGCCGGCCAAACAGCGCCACCGCCGTAAAACCGATAAACTGCGACCCCAGCAGAGCATGGGCAGGCACTTTTTTTGTCGGCGATAGAAACACAGCCCACCGCACCGAGCGCAGCCAGTAGGTGCCATAGATGAGCGCGATGCCCGCCCAGATGTGGATCGCGCTTACATGCCGCAACTGATGCCAGAACATTGGCCAGTCAAAGTGCACTTTATTACGGAACACAACAACGATCACTGCAAGCACAACAACGATCGCAATCCACACTATTCCACTACGCTTTTTCATCGTGTGCTCTCTCTGGCTGACTGAATGGTGATCTCCGGCAACGCTACTGAGCCCGTGCCACAAGGGTCATCTGTTTGCGCCGGTTGAACTCGCGAATCACTTGTGCCACGTACTCCCTCGTCTCACGGTACGGTGGCACTCCGTGGTATCGGTCGACCGCCCCCGGCCCAGCGTTATACGCCGCCAGCGCCAGCGCGATATTGTCGCGATACCGGGTCAAAAGCTCATCTAAATATGCCGTCCCGCCAGCAATGTTCTGGTCTGGACGGAACGCATCCTGTACACCCATCTCGCTGGCCGTCGCTGGCATTAACTGCATCAGGCCTCGCGCTCCTGTCCGCGAGACAGCCCGTACATGCCCGCCGCTCTCGGCCTTCATCACGCTTGCCAGAAGATCCGTGTCAACGTGATGCATGGCTCCAGCATGGGCCAGCATCTCGTGCATCTCCGCTTGGGTTGGTGTGGCATCGCCGGGCGTAGATGCCGGAGTCTTCGTCTTAGCTAATGGTTGCGGTAGGTCAGCAACCGTCTCAACGCGGACAATCGCATCTGCGGCAACCTCAAGATAACTCGTGTCTGTGCTGGCGGAATCCACTGCCGGATTTTGCTGAGGAAGATAAAGCCGGATCTTATTGCCAACCGCTTCCTGGCGCACACAATTCAGCTCAAATCCATTTCGCAGGGTTACATGCTCAGCCGCATGCGCCAGCGGGCATACCATCCCCACTACCGCCAGCATCATCAACCGAGGCTGCATCCTCTTTAGCCGCATCATATTAAAGCCTATCACCGCCCCCAGCGAAAACTAGGTTGTGCGTGACAAGGTCTCAGCCAATACCGCCTCAATCGCTTCGGCCACTCCATCCTCATCGTGTCGTCGGCCCACAAACCATCCCCGTTCCACCGCGGTCTGCTTCAAATCATCAGGAGCGTTGCCCATCAGCACCTTATGCCCAGCCATCTCAAGCATCGAAACATCGTTCCAGTTGTCTCCGATTGCCAGAATCTCCGTTGCTCTCACCCCACGCTTTGTAGCCAGCCGCAGCAGCGCCGCCCCTTTGCTGCATCCTGCTGGCAGTATGTCCACAATACTTAAGTCTCGCTCCGGATACTCCGTCCGGTGCAGTGCGACCTCGCTGGCCGTATGCTCCTGCGGATTCACGCCCACTGCTGACACACCCGGATGCTCCAGCAACCGTGCTTCCGCTCGCCGCATCCGCTCGATCGTCCCGCACAGCATCATCTGGATGGGTGCCTCGCCCTCCAGCGATCGCTCGATCGGTGCCACCTGGGCGATGTAGGGTTCATTGGCAGCCATCCACTTACCGATGCTCCCGTTCAACTCCTCTAAATGTTCGACCACGAGAGAGCCCCGTGCGTCTTCTCCATCTGTTCCCACCGTGTCGAACGTGATCACCAATGCATTACGAAACTCATCAATATGGCCGCACAGCCAACGTGACGTCTCTATCTGCATCTGGTTTCTTTCCAATAACGCGGCGCCTATAGTGCGTGTGACGGTGCCGTTTGAGCTGATCAGCACATTTTCGTCCCTCAGTCCCAGCCCTCGCAGTTGCCGCATCGCATAGGAGTGCCTCCGGCCCGTGGCCACCACAATCTCTACGCCAGCACCCTCCGCTGCTTGCAGTGCGGCCAGATTACGGGCGCTCACATGGCCATCTGTGCCCAGCAGTGTGCCGTCCATATCAATCGCAATCATGCGGACGGGGTGGGATCTTTGACTGTCGTTTTGCATTCGCTCCCCTTTAGGCAATCCAGTACCATCGTACCCATGTCCAGTCTCTCCTCGCTTGGGTGCTCTCGCTGTCATCATGTATCAGTAGATACTTCGCAGACCGTTTGTCCTCAGTGCGGTGGCCCTCTCTCTGTTTTCCAATACATGGACGACCTCGAACAAGCAGCGAAGCGCGAAGAAATGCTGAAGCGTCATCGCCTGCCTACGAGCCTGCCGGTTGGCGGGATCATTACTCCTCAGTAAATGGAGAATGCTGCCCGTCGTGCGGTAAATCCGGTGAGAAAGCAGCACCATTTCAGATGGTGCGAAGAACCCGCCGCCGCTTCTGTGTCTAATCCGCATCGATCGAAAGATGTCTATCCGTCGCCAAATCCGCCCGCTGCTCACGCTTGCGATTCCGCTGGTGGCGGCCGAACTGGGCTGGATGACCATGGGCATAGTGGACACCATGATGGTGGGGCACAT from Edaphobacter paludis includes:
- a CDS encoding carboxypeptidase regulatory-like domain-containing protein, with translation MKQVFGWLMTGVVASGLVAGLAGCKPHTPAQKSQTTASTNAAPAPVQSAVPLDPATLGDVSGTVHFSGKAPERIRIDMSQDPVCSMMGGDNFAEQYVVHDGKLANVYVYVKSGPPAAMSAPATTTAPVVLDQIGCKYVPHVIALMQGGSVEFRNSDGTMHNIHTIPTVAANKEIDVSQGPKGAPEVRSFPDPEVMMPVRCNNHPWMNAFINVSATPFFAVTDANGRFEIKGLPAGTYTLAVVHEKMGEQTMTVTVKPHATETANFTYSIKK
- a CDS encoding isocitrate/isopropylmalate dehydrogenase family protein — protein: MAKTHKITLIPGDGIGPEVSGAVVRVVEAAGAATGVAFEWHRHAAGADAFEKTGEYIPKALYDSIEENRVALKGPVTTPIGGGFASINVTLRQKFELFANFRPVKSLPGLKTNYPNIDLIIVRENMEDLYAGLEHIVVPGVVQALKIITEKGSTRIAKFAFDYARKHGRKKIHAIHKANIMKLSDGLFLQCCRTVAEGFPEITYAEHIVDNTCMQLVMNPYQYDILLTENLYGDILSDLCSAFVGGLGLVPGANLGTECAIFEAVHGSAPDIAGKDMANPTALMQSAVLMLHHIGESETANRVQTGLEQVYREGKTLTKDVGGTSGTKAFADAVLAAMEMPQAVLA
- the nrdR gene encoding transcriptional regulator NrdR, translating into MKCPYCGFAQDRVVDSRESKDADSIRRRRECEGCHKRFTTYERIDEIPYMVVKKDGRREKFDRQKVLSGLLHACEKRPVSALKLEQIVDETEAYVVDSPERERSTSEVGEQIMQRLKDIDTVAYIRFASVYRDFKDVREFKAELEELLNGKDQKKRR
- a CDS encoding lysylphosphatidylglycerol synthase transmembrane domain-containing protein yields the protein MKKRSGIVWIAIVVVLAVIVVVFRNKVHFDWPMFWHQLRHVSAIHIWAGIALIYGTYWLRSVRWAVFLSPTKKVPAHALLGSQFIGFTAVALFGRLADLTRPYLVSRRVALPLSSQVAVYTIERMFDLGAAAVIFSSALAFTPKDLPHHEVFVRAGVLSLGLTVVIAVFAITVRVAGAMVAGFARATLGRLSKPVGESIATKILGFRDGLNALSSMRDFGVAALLSLAMWAMIGTAYMQTAHAFVQTPELASLTFSRTMLLMAASIGGSLLQLPIIGWFTQIAVTAAAMHAFYGAPIEAATACGAMLLVVTFLCIIPTGLVYSRVEHVNLKKIASESEAAGQEPEILETNVDHG
- a CDS encoding lytic transglycosylase domain-containing protein — its product is MMRLKRMQPRLMMLAVVGMVCPLAHAAEHVTLRNGFELNCVRQEAVGNKIRLYLPQQNPAVDSASTDTSYLEVAADAIVRVETVADLPQPLAKTKTPASTPGDATPTQAEMHEMLAHAGAMHHVDTDLLASVMKAESGGHVRAVSRTGARGLMQLMPATASEMGVQDAFRPDQNIAGGTAYLDELLTRYRDNIALALAAYNAGPGAVDRYHGVPPYRETREYVAQVIREFNRRKQMTLVARAQ
- a CDS encoding HAD-IIB family hydrolase; protein product: MQNDSQRSHPVRMIAIDMDGTLLGTDGHVSARNLAALQAAEGAGVEIVVATGRRHSYAMRQLRGLGLRDENVLISSNGTVTRTIGAALLERNQMQIETSRWLCGHIDEFRNALVITFDTVGTDGEDARGSLVVEHLEELNGSIGKWMAANEPYIAQVAPIERSLEGEAPIQMMLCGTIERMRRAEARLLEHPGVSAVGVNPQEHTASEVALHRTEYPERDLSIVDILPAGCSKGAALLRLATKRGVRATEILAIGDNWNDVSMLEMAGHKVLMGNAPDDLKQTAVERGWFVGRRHDEDGVAEAIEAVLAETLSRTT